CTACAGAAGTGACATGAACACTACAGCCAATGGGTATTTAAGGCCCAAAGAGAGAGTTTGAGACTCAattcattaataataattttggcTGCTAATTTGATGGTAATTTCTAGTTAGATAGCCTTCTTAGTAGAGGCCAACTGGTAAGAAACAAACATgtgctttattaaaaaattcaCTGGAAGTTTCAATTCTAACAACTGTAATTGCCATTCTCTGGCTTTGACTCTGAGAATGGCTCTGTGGTCTACTTATGTAGGCTTCATAGACAGTCCAATTACTTTGAAAGAAATCGATGACTATTGACTAATTTATGTCTGATGTAGCTTGTGGTGTTAAAGTTTAGGTATGATATCCTCCCGCAATATGTTCAGAATCTGCAAAAGAGAAtccaaattataaaaaaaaaatagaaactttgcATTTACTACACAAATGGCATTTATGAACCTCTGGAGAGAGAGTACACAGCTGGACAATCCTTTCCTGGCTCATCAAGGTGGTGAGTTTAGAGAAAGCAGCCAACGCCCCTTCATCACTAACAGTGACTCATTCTCTAAATGCAACGTGGAAACCAACAATATCCAGGGCTCACTGATCTCTTCCCCACTAGCCCCACTCAACCACTGATGGTCACCCCAGCCAGTGCCCTGCAAAACACTCATGGGCCCCAAGGACACGCTTCCATAATGGAGACAGGTGAGGGCTCAGCTCAAACAGGTGCTTATATTCTCAAGGACTAAGCCCACCCAAAGTTCAAATGATGTTTTAGTAAAGGCAGCTTCTTTTAAAGGGTTGGAAGGATGAGATATGATGgtatttctcttaaaattaatAGGCTTGAAGAGGTTACCTTTTTACCACAGATTAGTTTTAAGCAATTAGATGATATTAGTCTGCAtataaaagcaacaagggagctCATTTCTATTTGACTACATTTTCTATTAGAAGCTACCGaaccaaatcaaaacaaaaatacaaactgcATCCTGTTTACAGGAGCCACAATTAAACCTGTTGTTTTTGTTACTCAGGAGACTTTCCTTTTTTCAACACAAAAAAAGGAGTGTTTGGTAATTGGCTATTTATAATTCCTTACCAGAAACTTAACATTCTCAGCAGAATGTTATTAGAGACAGCTGAACAACATAAAATTCAGTATTATCAATAATATGATAATTCTCTTCAAGAATTCAGTCACATGTATTTCCTCTTGGGCAAGGAAATATCAATTTAATCTAAACACAATCACAGAGATGACCCTTGCCCTTAGTGCAGGAAAATGTATATACAGAAATTCATGTTTTATGTGGGCAGTATTCAAATGGTTTACTAACTTTTTTCCTGATATAACTTTCTTACATTTATTAACAGGTATAACAAGGTTTATAAAAAGGGTTATATGCAGATgttacaaatattatttcatatttggcATTGTATGCATGTAAGTACTTTTATTTATATCCTCTAGCTGAGGAATGAGTCAAATTCGTTTCcctttttttccatatttctcGTCACCTACTTAAATTTTGTGTGGTATCAGCATTCTTATTGCAATGGACTACAAAGTATAACTGTTTTTGCTAACAGTGTCTTTGCTACTTTTAATATAAAGAGGGGTTTTAATGGAAATACCATAGTGTGATAAATTGAGGCAGTAATATAAAATGACACATGTGTAATGAGCATGTTATTCTAaaaacatcatattaaaaaaaaacagtgagtgTTATTTCCTCTTAATTAAGGTTGTAAACCTTCAGTGAAGCTTACTTCTTCACTTCCTTTCaaattgaaatgttattttttatttatggagCCCCAGCAAAGGACCCTGCAATTCTTAGTAGCAATTTCTGTGAGTTAATGCTTTCTCTTCCTGGTccctcagaaaaaaattaagtaagcTCTGACATAGACAGATGGACACCTCTGAAGCCTGTAGCAGTATCCAAGGGCTTCTGGACACGTTCCTTTTCAATCTAACACAGAGGAAGGAGCAGGACGAATGCAGCAGTTGGGGCGTCGCAGGTTCTGCAGCATGGACTGGAAAACGCTGTGCTGCCTGCCTTTGAGCTTTTTATTAGAAGAAGTATCTGAGGAGATGGACCTCCGGCTCTGAGCTTTGATTAATTTCTCGTGTTCCCTGATTTGCCTTTGTAAGTGGTTCTGTATGGCAATGCCCAGGGACTCCGGGTCCAGCGAAGCGCCGTACACCTCCCAGGTCATGCCCTGCTCGTCCCACACCACGTCCCGGACACGCTTGGACTGTTTCAGCTGGAGCTTGGAGTCGGCACTCAGCTGCTTCTTCTTCTCCCCTGGCGTGAGTCCCACCTGGGCGGCGGCAGCCGTCACGTTTAACTTCTGCTCCTTGAGGAACTCGCTGACCCGGCTGGCCCGGCGGGGGCTGGCTTTGACGGAGCGAGAAGGGGTCCTTTTGCCAGAGCCAGGACTAGAGTCCCCGATGGCGTCTGACGGCAGGCTCAGGCTGGCGGCCGTCTTGGTCTGTCTGGTTTCTTCCCCGGTGCCCTCCTGGCTCCTTCTAACTGGGGAGGGTGTAGGGCTGGCGGCTGATGCCACGCCTCCACTTTCTGGAGATTTAGGATTGAGCAGTAGGCTTTTGGCCTCTGCTCTTGCCCTCACCTCCAGGATATCGATGCCAGGAGATTCTTGTTCTTTCATTATCTGAGGAGACGCAAGCTTCTTCTCTCTTGCATCCCCTTGATTCGTGAGATCCAAGCTCCTGGACTGGTTGGCTCTGCTGACAGGGCCACTGGCGTCGGAGAGTTTGCAGTCGGGGTCTGGTTTGTGGCCACCGGTGGTTGCCACTGCCAACTCAGATGGCTTCGTTTCACACTTCCCTAACCCGTGACCTGTTTCAACTTGACGTCCTGCGCTAAGAGAAGGCTGGTCACTGGGGCTAGCTTTCAGGGAGGTAGAACTAGTACCCGAAAGCTGTCTGAAGGTAAGCTCTGGCCCCGCTAGGGTCATTCCCGCTGACTTCCCGTCTTCTTTACACATCGCCTGAGCATTGACGGCTGGGGTTTTAAGGACCTCCGCTGGTAGGCTCCCTGATTTACTCTCTCCTTGGAAAGCTGCAGAAACAGCCGCAGCGGTCTGGATGTGCACCGCTGGCATGAGGTCACGGCACTCACCCGCCTCCCGGGGGGCGAGGATGTTCTCAGACAGCTCCAGCGTGCGGCTCGCGCTGCCGTGGCAGATGACACGCAGCTGCTCTTGTTCCAACCGCTCTGGAGCAGGGGTTTCCTTTAAGAATGCAGTGAGGATGCTGGGGCTGGTGGATGCCGATCTGCTCTCGACACTGGCCACTGCCTGCACCTCGGCATCTTGCTGAGCCCTGGGTGGGGTTTTCTTGATCTCATGTTCAGCTTGGCTGGTCATCGTACTTGCTTCTTTAAACCTTGACACTTGAGGCTGTGCTGCCAGCGGCACCTTCTCTGGATCTGGAGGAAACCTCGATCCGTTGCTAGGGAGGTGAGATGGTTGAGGAATCACCGAAGTCATGGCCTGGGTGTCTGAGGTGGTGGCAGAGGGCGGTTTGTTCCCAGAACATCCATCTTCTCCTGCTGGAGAGCCACAGGACCTGGTCTGGGAAGTGCAGACAGCTTGCTGCCTTTCTGCTCTGGGTCCACCTACAGCAGCGGAAGTAGGACTGAATGCCCTGGCTGCTGCATCTTCAGTTTGCACCATTCCCTGCATTGTTTCTTGAGAAGGAAAATCACAGGGCACTTGATCTTTGCCACAGATGACCCCCACTGGACAGCTTGACTTCTCAGGTTGCCCTCCATCTGCAGTTCTCTGTGATTTCACCAGGGTATCTTCAGGCCCTGATGGGGGGCTGGCGTTGGGCTGGTTGCCTGGGACAACCGGGTGGATGTGCTGATTGGCTGGCATTGTAAACGTTGCACATATCAGATCCTTGCCTGCTGCAGAACACAGGGCTGGTGCTGTGGGCTCTCTGCCCGCTGACAGCTGAGTATTGCCAGGAGAGTTGAGTGTGGGAGACGCCTTCCCCACCTCACCGACAATGTCAGGAGAGGACATGGCTGGCTGCGTGGGCACATGCTCACCGGCCTGCATCAGGGCCTTGGCAGCTGTCCTGGGGCTGCGGTCTGGCTCTGCAGGAGTGCTGGAAAGGCCATTGGTGTTCTCATGTAGGACTTCTGGTTGAGGCTGGGGCGAGGCAGCCTGCACCTCACCCCGGTCCTCTTCTTCTCCGGAAGCTGCAATCAGGGATGTTTTGGCTGATCTCAGAGGGTCAGGTACAGTCCCCATGGAATCTCTCTCCGGGAAAAACCTTGGAGCTCACACCTGGACAGCACTCCTATAGGGAAGCAGCCGAAGTTCAAAGTGAAGATGCAATCAGGGGTGATTCCTCTGAAGGACCAATCTGTGAATCAAGGAAACAGTATCATTAATACAGTACAGTATCTGAGGGTTGAAACTATACCAATTTGTCACTTGTATAGGATCTCATAAGCACATGAAAGCTTTTCTTTCCATAACTGTTGATATAAATACAGATCTTTGGAAGAAAGATGATGgaacaattattttaattatacaagTATTATCTTGGTGTGTTTCTGCTTCATCCTATTGCTGTCTAGAAAATAGGCTTTTAACACATTAATACTTACATATGCACTTGATAACTACTTCAAGTCATTTGTGTAATCTGATTTACCAGATATCAGAAAATCCTATAAAGCAACTGTATCAAATGAATAagtattaaaataagaaataagtctAAACAGATATGTAGACTAGATTATCTTGAAATAGATCCAGATATAAAATGAGGATTTAATATATGACAAAAGAGGCATTTCAGTTTAGTGACAAAAGAATGGATAATATAAGGGGCTAGCAAACTCTTTAGtcatctgaaagaaaagaaaactctctCTTATACCAATTCCAAAAATACATCTTAGATAGACATGGAGAGATTAaaggttaaaatataaatatttaaattaaaaattctgttaaGAAAACGTAGGCTCATAAATATATCTATGAACAAGGTAGGTAGGTTTCTTAGGCAAGGCAGAAAATACACCCAGAATTATGAGAGAAAACATCAGCCAGATGactaaaaaaaatgacaaaactttTGCATGgcaaaagatgacacaaacagatacaATAGGTTCAAAAATGTGTTTTCAACCCAGAGGACaggcaaaaatatttgaaatatagtaGAAGTTCTTAACTTATAAGGAGACAAAATAATCCATTGGAAAAATAGATATGGAAGCACAATTTATAAGGTAGGAAATCCAATAGCCAAGAACCtgatgaaaagatgatcaaattcatttgtaatcaaagaaatgcaaataaagaaacaatgaGATTTTACTCTAAACCCACTGCActtgcaaaaacttttaaaaaatgttgtaacACCATAGCCTGGGAAGACCTTGTGAAaggaagtatttcttttttttttttttttgaaaggaagtATTTCTATTAATTGTATGTGCAAATGTGTATTATTGCACCTTAGGGAAGTAGTTTagcttttaaaactaaaaatacacaTGTCCTTCACTCAGTGATCCTATCAACAGAAATGAAATACCAACATGTGTAGATAAATATACAAGTATGTTTATTAAAAAagctttccctggtagctcagatagtaaagaatccacctgcaatggaggagactcgggttcaatccctgggttgggaagatcccctggagaaggaaatggcgacccactctagtattcttgcctggaaaattctgtggttagagactggtgggctacagtccatgagatcacagagttgtacgccactgagtgactaacacatgcacACGTGTTTATTGAAGAACTATTTGTAGATGCAAAAAACTCAAGCTGGTCTCCTTAAATAGGTGGAGAGGCAGAATAAATCATGATATAGCTGTACAGTAAGCATTATACAAccattaaaataaatagctaatgaGGCTATAACTTTTCACTTGGGAGAAATTTCACCAGGGTGTGGTTGAATGAGAAAAGCAAGGtacataaaagaatatattttttcatttctgtaaaacaATGACCTAAAACtctatatacatatgtgttatgtgtatttgtgtataattatataaattccaaaaatatacataatgaGACATATTTGGTGGCAAATGGACTTTTGTGACTTAGAAACAGGGAAAAAGAGATGCAGGTATCCAAAAGTGGGAAAATTTTGGATTTTAACAAGTATAACTGaatctttaaaagtatatatgaaaatttattCATGTGTGTTTATGCATAAACATTTTTCTAGAAAGAATAACCAGACTATGTGATGAAGACAAAGCAATGGTTCAGAAATTAGCAGATGACTGTTTTAATATTACTTCTATCACTCACAGGTTCTATGACCCCATGGGAATCACTTAATCTTTCTGCACCCCAAATTAACTCACTGGCAAAATGAATTATATGATTTCTAAGGGCTCTTTCAGGTCCAAAGTTCAAAGATCCTACTTTTTGCATGTGATGGATAATAAATCAAACAGCACAATCGTAACTCCAGCTTTAGGGTCAAAGTAAGGCAAAGGTCAATCTGGTTGCACccagattttgaaaataaatacttttgtaTTTTGGTTCAATGGTACTTGATTGCTCAATCATTATGACATTTAACAATAAATCCAATGTATCTTCTTTCCCAAACAGCTCTTCCTTCTAACTGCACTATTCATATTGATGGGTTAAATATTTTCCCATCCTCGGTCTTGACGGCTTTCTGCTCCTTCAAACCTCTTCCCCAGGTTTAtgttccatttcttcctttctagagTTTTCTGTTGCAGACACTTGTTGTGCCCCCAGCTTATTTTCCCTCTGCCTCTTTGGCGTCTGTACTAAAGAGTACTACTAAAGAGTACTAAAGTAGTACTAAAGAGTACTACTCTCTGACCTCCTCGTCTTCAAAAAGCATACTTGTTCTTCAAAACCCCACTTAAACCCCATCCTTTCTGAAGGCTCCTAAGGCCTTTAAGTCATAaaatccctctctctcttttcaaaattCTACAGCTATTGCCATCTGTGTTCTTTGTATTGTGCTTCTCTCTTTGTACTGTGCTTCTCATGTACTGTTTTTGTGTATAAATGTCTCATTTCTCCAGAAGTCCTTCAAGtcccaggagggaaggggacaatCTTATTGATTCTTTCTTGTTCACACCTCAGGACACAGTGCAGAACCTTGTGCACAAAAAGGTGTTAATCGATCCCATTTCCCTCCAAAATGGCCATTATTAAGTCTTGCCAAACttcaaaataataagcaaatttAAGCTATGACATGAAATAGTAGTGAAAACACTATTTAAAAGAGTGctatttttggaaataaaatagttGTATCTTATTTATGAGACTGGATTACATATCTGTAATGCaggtttaaataattaaaaacaagtcCATTGGCCACCTCCTATTAAACTTGGAAGGTCAGAACACCAGGTTAGGGGACAGAACATCTTCTTGTTATATGGCTGGAGCCAAGAAGCCTGGCTTGCCAGAGAGGACTGTAAAATATGAATACCTCAGAGTCCAGCAACTGAAGGTTGGAAGACTTAGGAAAGATGAGGGACTGCACTGAAATCTCAGAAGTCACCAAGTTGATCTCCATTTCCCACAGATAGGTGATTATACTAGTTTacatttaaaagaacattttctttttgtttgctttgtcaGTAGAAGTTAAATC
This sequence is a window from Odocoileus virginianus isolate 20LAN1187 ecotype Illinois chromosome 21, Ovbor_1.2, whole genome shotgun sequence. Protein-coding genes within it:
- the GPRIN3 gene encoding G protein-regulated inducer of neurite outgrowth 3, whose translation is MGTVPDPLRSAKTSLIAASGEEEDRGEVQAASPQPQPEVLHENTNGLSSTPAEPDRSPRTAAKALMQAGEHVPTQPAMSSPDIVGEVGKASPTLNSPGNTQLSAGREPTAPALCSAAGKDLICATFTMPANQHIHPVVPGNQPNASPPSGPEDTLVKSQRTADGGQPEKSSCPVGVICGKDQVPCDFPSQETMQGMVQTEDAAARAFSPTSAAVGGPRAERQQAVCTSQTRSCGSPAGEDGCSGNKPPSATTSDTQAMTSVIPQPSHLPSNGSRFPPDPEKVPLAAQPQVSRFKEASTMTSQAEHEIKKTPPRAQQDAEVQAVASVESRSASTSPSILTAFLKETPAPERLEQEQLRVICHGSASRTLELSENILAPREAGECRDLMPAVHIQTAAAVSAAFQGESKSGSLPAEVLKTPAVNAQAMCKEDGKSAGMTLAGPELTFRQLSGTSSTSLKASPSDQPSLSAGRQVETGHGLGKCETKPSELAVATTGGHKPDPDCKLSDASGPVSRANQSRSLDLTNQGDAREKKLASPQIMKEQESPGIDILEVRARAEAKSLLLNPKSPESGGVASAASPTPSPVRRSQEGTGEETRQTKTAASLSLPSDAIGDSSPGSGKRTPSRSVKASPRRASRVSEFLKEQKLNVTAAAAQVGLTPGEKKKQLSADSKLQLKQSKRVRDVVWDEQGMTWEVYGASLDPESLGIAIQNHLQRQIREHEKLIKAQSRRSISSDTSSNKKLKGRQHSVFQSMLQNLRRPNCCIRPAPSSVLD